From Halotia branconii CENA392, the proteins below share one genomic window:
- a CDS encoding cupin domain-containing protein translates to MNDYRAITHSLNKSNFMTQSFWLFGSCLTILADRTTTDGQYDLIEGYFPLGTQTPLHRHTRYFEQLYVLEGELTVWAGEKKVVLSRGESFLIPVGTPHVVAAIGDQPAHGLVIAAPSGFAQLIAVTGTQNKAETPDMALFASISAEIGDEILGPPGTLPSAATKT, encoded by the coding sequence ATGAACGACTACCGCGCTATTACACATTCACTCAATAAGAGCAATTTTATGACACAATCTTTCTGGCTTTTTGGTTCTTGCCTCACCATCCTTGCTGATCGCACCACAACCGACGGACAGTACGATCTAATCGAAGGTTACTTTCCACTTGGTACACAGACTCCTCTCCATCGCCACACTCGCTACTTTGAGCAACTCTATGTGCTGGAAGGAGAGCTCACGGTTTGGGCAGGTGAGAAAAAGGTTGTACTCAGCAGGGGTGAAAGCTTCTTGATTCCGGTTGGCACACCCCACGTCGTTGCCGCGATCGGTGATCAACCTGCTCATGGATTAGTGATTGCTGCGCCCAGTGGCTTTGCTCAGTTGATTGCCGTAACGGGGACGCAAAATAAGGCAGAAACACCTGACATGGCGCTGTTTGCTAGCATTTCTGCCGAGATTGGCGACGAGATTTTGGGGCCGCCCGGAACCTTACCCTCCGCTGCCACAAAAACGTAG
- a CDS encoding ester cyclase — protein MSLEQNKAIVLQFYKAVNQGNLEQAKEMLALNIVVHIMTGSVIRSSDNFFEHLQMARSTFPDVYYTIETDTSV, from the coding sequence ATGTCATTAGAACAAAACAAAGCCATTGTCCTCCAATTCTACAAAGCTGTTAACCAAGGAAATTTAGAGCAAGCCAAGGAGATGCTTGCTTTGAACATTGTTGTTCATATAATGACGGGATCGGTTATCCGCAGTAGTGATAACTTTTTTGAACACCTACAGATGGCGCGCTCTACGTTCCCAGATGTTTACTACACGATTGAAACTGACACTAGCGTTTAA
- a CDS encoding NAD(P)/FAD-dependent oxidoreductase, whose translation MMNQNKEIYDCVIVGGGCAGLSAALLLGRGRRRVLVCDKGNPRNASAHESHSFFTRDGISPHELLNIGRNQLKPYKSVEFQTIGVKEIKPSGNQFDVVFEDGTVEKSRKILLAFGVIDEFPDIENFGEFWGTSVFHCPYCHAWEVRDEPLAVVDNGETGIEMAALLKNWSADLVLCTNGEAELTADQRKLLENHKIIVREEKITRLEGNKGRLETIIFETSEKIECHGMLIRPKQKLRSDLAEKLGCELNEFNLIKTTNVFNETSVKGVYAAGDITSPMQAIAVAVFQGSAAASGLNYSLIAEDFV comes from the coding sequence ATGATGAACCAAAACAAAGAGATTTACGATTGTGTCATTGTCGGTGGCGGCTGTGCCGGACTCAGCGCGGCACTCCTTTTGGGCAGAGGTCGCCGTCGAGTATTAGTCTGCGATAAAGGCAATCCACGCAACGCTTCTGCCCACGAGTCACACAGTTTTTTCACCCGCGACGGTATCAGCCCGCACGAACTTTTGAACATCGGGCGCAACCAACTCAAGCCCTACAAAAGCGTCGAATTTCAAACGATCGGGGTCAAGGAAATCAAACCATCCGGCAACCAATTTGACGTTGTGTTCGAGGATGGCACAGTGGAAAAATCACGCAAAATTTTGCTGGCTTTCGGGGTAATTGATGAATTTCCAGATATCGAAAACTTTGGTGAGTTTTGGGGTACAAGCGTTTTTCATTGTCCGTATTGCCACGCTTGGGAAGTGCGCGACGAACCGCTTGCCGTTGTCGACAATGGTGAAACTGGCATCGAAATGGCGGCGCTACTTAAAAACTGGAGTGCCGATTTAGTCCTCTGCACCAACGGCGAAGCCGAGCTAACCGCCGATCAAAGGAAACTGCTGGAAAACCATAAAATCATTGTCCGTGAAGAGAAGATTACCCGACTCGAAGGCAATAAAGGACGATTGGAAACCATTATTTTTGAAACGAGCGAAAAAATTGAGTGTCACGGAATGCTGATACGACCAAAGCAAAAGCTTCGCTCAGACTTAGCTGAAAAATTAGGCTGTGAGTTGAATGAATTCAATTTAATCAAGACTACCAATGTTTTTAACGAAACCAGCGTCAAAGGCGTTTATGCGGCAGGTGACATCACTTCACCCATGCAAGCGATCGCCGTTGCTGTTTTTCAGGGTAGCGCTGCCGCCAGCGGCTTAAATTACTCCCTGATTGCGGAAGACTTCGTCTAA